In Paracoccus tegillarcae, one DNA window encodes the following:
- a CDS encoding TrbG/VirB9 family P-type conjugative transfer protein, producing the protein MTRTLIAAAVAAMTLPALAYAEASPRSGSRDGRITYATWQDGQVYTVPTRVRNITMIELGEGETIRSIAAGDTESFQVEKLEGNNVFTIKPVIDGASTNVTVETNRRFYFLNVVEGGKPSWSVKFTVPGSGRSASAGPTIRPLAEAPLTPMRYRIVSRTSGAGFAPIGISDDGAKTYFQIPSGAPTPTVFRVDSKGLEYAVNSTMKGSVIVASGRSERWVLRYGDDHACIEGK; encoded by the coding sequence ATGACCAGGACGCTGATCGCCGCGGCTGTTGCCGCCATGACCCTGCCAGCCCTCGCTTATGCCGAAGCGAGCCCGCGATCCGGCTCACGCGATGGCCGGATCACCTATGCCACCTGGCAGGACGGGCAGGTCTATACCGTGCCGACGCGGGTGCGCAACATCACCATGATCGAGCTGGGCGAGGGCGAAACCATCCGCTCGATCGCCGCCGGCGACACCGAAAGCTTTCAGGTCGAGAAGCTGGAAGGCAACAATGTTTTCACCATCAAGCCGGTGATCGACGGCGCATCGACCAACGTGACGGTTGAGACGAACCGGCGCTTCTATTTCCTGAACGTGGTCGAGGGTGGGAAACCGTCCTGGTCGGTCAAGTTCACGGTGCCGGGCAGCGGGCGGTCCGCATCGGCCGGTCCGACCATCCGGCCTCTGGCTGAAGCGCCGCTGACCCCGATGCGCTATCGGATCGTCAGCAGGACCAGCGGCGCGGGTTTCGCCCCCATCGGGATCTCCGACGATGGCGCGAAAACCTATTTCCAGATCCCGTCCGGCGCCCCCACTCCGACCGTCTTCCGGGTGGACAGCAAGGGGCTCGAATACGCCGTCAACAGCACCATGAAAGGCTCGGTGATCGTGGCCTCGGGCCGGTCCGAGCGATGGGTCCTGCGCTACGGCGACGATCACGCCTGCATTGAAGGGAAGTGA
- a CDS encoding ATPase, T2SS/T4P/T4SS family, producing MTGYLHSKLGRIGNLLRDPTMIEVSFNGDGRIWTERAGEAVMTEARVPGLDPLYARDLAMQIANDQSLALSDMAPMISASVAFEGINLRCQAIVPPASASGTVISMRVFRARASGSEPHRFGLLRDVGRSLEDERADILGRLKAGLRLGSEDELDAFCREVVGQRLNVLISGITSGGKTELSRRLLWMVEPDQRLALIQDANELLPDLPNVVNLIADRKETSPRSADKLLEATLRLRPDRIIVGELRGIEAITFLEAINTGHEGSFTTIHAHSARKALDRLAFMVSKGGLGMTYAEIHRYVRNAIDVVIQVGRSGDRRGVMEIWMPALEDA from the coding sequence ATGACCGGCTATCTTCACAGCAAATTGGGCAGGATCGGGAACCTGTTGCGCGATCCCACGATGATCGAGGTGTCGTTCAACGGCGACGGACGCATCTGGACCGAACGGGCGGGCGAGGCCGTGATGACGGAAGCCCGTGTTCCGGGTCTTGATCCGCTCTACGCCCGCGATCTTGCCATGCAGATCGCCAATGATCAAAGCCTCGCCCTCTCGGATATGGCGCCGATGATCTCGGCCTCTGTTGCCTTCGAGGGGATCAACCTGCGCTGTCAGGCCATCGTCCCGCCGGCCTCGGCCAGTGGGACGGTGATTTCCATGCGTGTGTTTCGCGCCCGCGCGTCAGGGTCTGAGCCGCATCGCTTCGGCCTGTTGCGCGATGTCGGACGCTCTCTTGAGGATGAACGGGCCGACATTCTGGGGCGGCTGAAGGCCGGACTCAGGTTAGGGTCTGAAGACGAACTCGATGCCTTTTGTCGCGAAGTGGTCGGCCAGCGCCTGAATGTGCTGATCTCCGGGATCACCTCGGGCGGCAAGACCGAACTGTCCCGTCGCCTGCTCTGGATGGTCGAGCCGGATCAGCGGCTGGCGCTGATTCAGGATGCCAACGAGCTTCTGCCCGACCTGCCGAATGTCGTGAACCTGATTGCCGATCGCAAGGAGACCTCGCCCCGCTCGGCCGACAAGCTGCTGGAAGCCACCCTTCGCCTGCGTCCTGACCGCATCATCGTCGGTGAGCTGCGCGGCATCGAGGCGATCACCTTCCTGGAGGCGATCAACACCGGCCATGAAGGCTCGTTCACGACGATCCATGCCCATTCGGCCCGCAAGGCGCTGGATCGTCTGGCCTTCATGGTCTCGAAGGGCGGCCTCGGCATGACCTATGCCGAGATCCACCGCTATGTCCGCAACGCCATC
- a CDS encoding TrbI/VirB10 family protein — MTETSEQKVQDRLTGLRKPPPKPSLLKSYGPYAAVLAAGLGIGGYVASIPAAEEEQPAVRTSDAAEFQEDVGLAGFTTRVPRAQPAVDMPQTEPEPAAPASDPEAEQLRAELAELQAQMEVLRNEAAGTPAELAALQAEMDSLKAEAADRETAYAELERENLRLQTQLESNSLLGLPTDTAGDEEARRLAEFEARRAAAEAQRAAQNASPMVAYRAGGGSEGGAGEGGTGQRYEGDEAFVRAGATRASVTQAEIIANPSHTVVQGTLIEATLQTAIQSSLEGNVIATVSYDVFSMDMANIVIPRGSKLFGRYSSDIDRGQRRVLVAWDRVVTPDGQSAELAAYGTDRIGRSGLTGKVRNHTLARFAGAAAVSVIGGIPAIVTAALERETDNAGNRNDALTDAASDVAQNTTSALGEVIQGYLDIPTTISIDQGAVVMVQVNADVEML; from the coding sequence ATGACCGAGACATCTGAACAGAAGGTGCAGGATCGCCTGACCGGGCTCAGGAAACCACCCCCGAAGCCCTCGCTCCTGAAATCCTATGGTCCCTATGCCGCCGTCCTGGCCGCAGGCCTCGGGATTGGCGGTTATGTCGCCTCCATCCCGGCCGCCGAGGAGGAACAACCGGCGGTGCGGACCTCCGATGCTGCCGAGTTTCAGGAAGATGTGGGCCTGGCCGGCTTCACGACGCGGGTGCCGCGTGCGCAGCCCGCCGTGGACATGCCGCAGACCGAACCGGAACCGGCAGCGCCGGCAAGCGATCCCGAAGCCGAACAGCTCCGGGCCGAGTTGGCCGAGCTTCAGGCGCAAATGGAGGTGCTGAGGAACGAGGCCGCCGGCACGCCGGCGGAACTTGCCGCCCTTCAGGCCGAAATGGACAGCCTCAAGGCCGAGGCCGCTGATCGGGAGACTGCCTATGCCGAACTGGAACGGGAAAACCTCCGGCTGCAAACGCAGCTCGAAAGCAACAGCCTCCTGGGCCTGCCAACGGACACGGCGGGCGATGAAGAAGCGCGGCGGCTGGCCGAATTCGAAGCGCGCCGCGCCGCGGCCGAGGCGCAGCGCGCCGCCCAGAATGCTTCGCCCATGGTGGCATATCGCGCCGGCGGCGGCTCAGAAGGCGGTGCTGGCGAAGGCGGCACGGGCCAGCGATATGAAGGCGATGAGGCATTCGTTCGCGCGGGCGCGACCCGCGCGAGCGTGACCCAGGCCGAAATCATCGCCAACCCGTCTCATACCGTTGTCCAGGGCACGCTGATCGAGGCAACGCTTCAGACCGCCATCCAGTCGAGCCTAGAGGGCAATGTCATCGCCACGGTCAGCTATGACGTGTTCTCGATGGACATGGCCAATATCGTCATCCCGCGCGGCTCGAAGCTCTTTGGCCGCTACAGCTCGGACATCGATCGCGGTCAGCGTCGTGTGCTGGTGGCCTGGGACCGCGTGGTGACGCCCGATGGACAATCGGCGGAACTCGCTGCTTATGGCACAGACCGGATCGGGCGTTCCGGGCTGACAGGCAAGGTGCGCAACCATACCCTCGCTCGCTTTGCCGGTGCGGCGGCGGTCTCGGTGATCGGCGGCATTCCCGCCATTGTCACCGCCGCACTGGAACGCGAGACGGACAACGCCGGCAACCGCAATGATGCCCTGACCGATGCCGCCTCGGACGTGGCGCAGAACACGACATCGGCCCTGGGCGAGGTGATCCAGGGCTATCTCGATATCCCGACCACGATCAGCATCGACCAGGGTGCGGTCGTCATGGTGCAGGTCAATGCCGATGTGGAGATGCTATGA